The DNA region GTTTCACCCTTTTCAAAACGTAGATTTTCAAGCATTAAAATTTCACCAGCTGCTAAATTAGCTGCTTTGCTTTTGGCATCCTCTCCGATAATATCTTTTGCCATGATGACTTCTTTATTTAAAAGCCTACCAAGCCTCTTTGCTACAGGATCAAGCGAATACTTTGTGCTGATTTCTTTTGGACGCCCTAAATGAGAAGCTAAAATCACGCTACAACCATTATCTAAACAATACCTTATCGTAGGGATAGCTGAGCGAATGCGTCTATCATCAGTGATATTTAAAAACTCATCTTGAGGGACATTAAAATCACAGCGGATAAACACCTTTTTGCCATTTAAATCAAGTTCTTTAACCGAGATAATATCAGCACTTTGCATTATTAACCTTTCATCACCAACACAGCCATATCAAGCAAACGGCTTGAATAGCCCCATTCATTATCATACCAAGCCACGATTTTAACAAAATCATCTTGTATCACTTGAGTAAGATCAGCAGCCACGATCGCTCCATAACTTGAACCTATAAAATCAGAACTTACTCTCTCATCTTCATCAACAGCTAAAAAGCCTTTTAAATTTGAAGCTGCAGCCTTTTTAAAGGCGTTATTTAGCTCTTCTTTACTTGTTTTTTTAGCTAATTGCGCGGTTAAATCAACGCTTGAAACATCAATCACTGGCACACGCATACTTTGTCCGTGCAAACGTCCATCAAGCTCTGGCATGATAAGCTTCATAGCCTTTGCCGCTCCTGTTGAGGTTGGGATAATGTTTTGTGCTGCTGCTCTGCTTCGGCGTTTGTCTTTTGTCTTTGCATCGATGATGCTTTGTCCGTTTGTATAAGCATGTATGGTTGTCATCAGTCCTTTTTCTATGCCAAATTCATCTTGCAAAACCCTACACACCGGACCTAAGCAGTTAGTGGTGCAACTTGCATTTGAGATGATTTTTTCGCCTTTGTAAAGATGAGAGTTTACACCCATTACAAAAGTAGGCGTATCATCTTTTGCAGGAGCTGACATAATCACTTTTTGTATGCCTTGATCTAAAAAAGCTTGACATTTTTCTTGAGTTAAGTGTGCTCCTGTGCATTCAAGCACGACATCAGCGCCGTATTTTGCAAAGTCAAGTTCTTTGATATCACGACTTTTAAAGACTTTGATTTTTTTACCATCAATGATAAGCATATCATCTTGGCTTGAAACTTCGCCCTCATAGGTTCTATGCACGCTGTCATATTTAAAAAGGTATTTTGTGATCTCCAAATCAGAAGTATCATTAATCGCTACAAGCTCCACATCATCGCGTTTTAACGCGATACGCGCAACACACCTTCCAATACGCCCAAAGCCATTTATCGCAATTTTAATCGCCATTTAATTTCCTTTTGCAAAATAAAATGCTAGAATTCTACAAAAAAAAGGTTAAAAGTTTAATGAAAATTGCATTTTTTGGCGGAAGTTTTGATCCGCCACACTTAGGACACGATGCTGTGGTAAAAGCAGCTTTAAACACACTTGATATAGATAAGCTTATCATTATGCCAACCTTTATAAACCCCTTTAAACAAGGCTTTGTGGCAAGTAAAGAGCAAAGATTTTTATGGGCGAAAAAACTATGGGGAAACTTAGAAAAGGTTGAAATTTGTGATTTTGAGATCAAGCAAGAAAGACCCGTGCCGAGCATAGAAAGTGTTTTATACCTTCAAAAACGTTTTAATCCAAGTAAAATTTATCTTATCATAGGGGCTGATCATTTAGCGAGTTTGCACTCTTGGCATGAATTTGATACCTTAAATAAAATGGTTGAATTTGTCGTTGCAAGTAGGCTTAAAATCACCATACCAAAGGAATTTAAAAAACTTGACATTGATTTTGATATAGCCTCATCATTTATCCGCGATACTTTAGATGTCAGCGAGGTTTGTGAGGGTATAAAAGATGAAGTTAAAGAATATTATGCTAAATTTATAAGTAAAACTCAAAGGATAAAAATGCAAGAAAGAATCAAAGCTATTACGGATATTTTAGATGATAAAAAAGCCGAGCAAATCGAAGTTTTTGATATGCGAGATAAGGATTATTTTGTAAGTTTTGTGGTGCTTGCAAGCACTTTAGGGCAAAGGCATGCCCTTTCACTCATCGATGAGCTTAAAATAAAGCTTAAAGAAAAAGGGGAGCAGTTTTTGGGTATAGAAAGCTCTGAGGATTGGAGTGTGCTTGATTTAGGCGATATACTCATTCATCTTTTAAGCGAAGATTATAGGGCAAAATATAATTTAGAAGAGTTTTTAAAAGAACTTGGCAAACAAAAAGCTTAAGTTTGATTTTAAGGATCAAAGCTTAAAACGACTTAAGCTCAATGATAAAATTTAATGCATTGACTTATTCTTGTGTTTGGCTAAGATTATTATCTTGAGTTAAGTTATTATCATCAGGCACATTGTCTTTTACAGGTTCTTTTTTGCTTGAATTTTCATCTTTGGGTGTTTTATTTTTTACTTTTTCTATATTTTTAAACTGATCAAAATACGCAAAAAGCTCATTTTTAAGATAGGCAAAAAGCGATTTTTTTGGTGTGATGATGGTTGTAATTTCTCCATTTGTTGCATGATATACGCTTACGCCGTATTTGCTTGCATAAAATTTGATTAAAAGTCTTTGCAAGCTTGGTTCTATAAAGCCGTCAAACCAAGCGTTGTTTGATATGGCGATGATGATCTTGCTTTCTTTGTATAAGGCTTCTTTTGTGGCTTCATAACAAATTGCATTTGTGATTTTTTCTCCAAAAAGTTCATAGTGATTAAGCTTTTCGCCCCTTGAAAACTCGCCCATATCTGGCAAAAGATATGTTCGCACAAATTCTTTAAAGATAGGCAATTCTTCGCCAAAAGGCACAAGATAATGCTTGTTAAGGATTTTTACCTCGCCATCTTGAAAAACATAGGTGCTATTATAAAAGCCTTTATTTTCTTCATTAAAGGCTCCTGTAATGATAACAATATCTTTAGATAATTCTTTTAAAAGCTCATAATAAAGCCCTGAAAAAGCCTGCTTAAGCTCAAAAGCAAAAGCACTTTCTGGCAAAACAACGACTTCTTTTTTAGCTTCTATAGCCTGAAATATTTCATTGATGAGCCTTTCTGCTTCATTGGCTTGATTTTCGTTGAGGTATTTTTGATCTTGAGAGATATGTGTTTGTATCAAAGCAATATTTGCATTTAAGCTTTTAAATTCAGTATCCTTATACTGCATACCTATAAAAAATAAAGCTAAAATAATGGCGATTTTATAATACCTTGAAATGTATTTTTCATAGTAAAAATACGCGATTAAAAACATACAAATCACGCCTTTTGTCGAGCTTTCAAAAAAACCATATACGCTTAAAACGCCCCAATTCAGCCAGTCAAAGCCTAAAGGGTGGATAAAGCTGATTAAAAATACCCCACACAACCTCAAAAAGTCAAATTTAAGTATAAAACAAATTCGAAACAAAATCCCATAAAACAAGCCAATACCAAGAATTTCAAAAGGGATCAAATAACTTAATCCAAAATAAACAGAAGAAAAAGAAAGCCAAAAAAACCATAAAATTCCAAGAAAAAATCCAGTCCAAAAATAGCCAATTTTATCAGATCGCAAAAGCAAAACAAGTCCATAAATAGCCAAAAATGGAGAAAAAATTTCAAGAGCCAAGCTTTCAAAAAAAGATAAGTAGATTGAATTTGAAAGTAAAATTGCAATAAAAAAGGATTTTATTATTTTTAAAATGCTAGAATTAGGATTTAATTTTTTCACAAAAGGAAAATAATATGGAACAAAACTCTTTGCTAACTTCATTGTTACCTCTACTCGTGCTTTTTGCGATTTTTTATTTTTTGGTTATCCGCCCTCAGCAAAAACAAGCAAAAGCCCACAAACAAATGATTTCAGAGCTTACAAAAGGCGATAAAATCATCACAAATGGTGGCTTGATCTGCGAAGTGATAAAACCAGAAGATGATTTTATCAAAGTTAAGCTTAATGATGAGAACACTATTGCAAAAATTTCAAAAGAATTTATAGCAAAGAAAATTGATGTCTAATTCAAAAGTCAATTATAAACTTTTTATTTTTGTAGCAGTTTTGCTTTTTGGTATAGCGTTTTCCTTGCCTTCTTTTTTGCAAAGTCAAAAGGGAGCAAAGATCAATTTAGGGCTTGATTTGCAAGGCGGACTTTATTTGCTTTTGGGCGTGGATAGTGAAGAAGCCGTAAAATCAAAGATTAAAAGTATAGCTTCGGCTTTAAGTTATGAGATTAACAAACAAAATATCATTAGTGATGATATAAAAATAAATGATACCAGTATCGAGTTTAAGCTTTATGATGAAGGCGATGTGGCTAAAATTGATGCGATTTTAAAGGATATTGCTGGCTTAAATGTCAGCTTTGCAAATATGCACTACACCTTAAGCTTAAGTGCTGAAGAAATTCAATCAACCCTTGATTATGCTTTGCTTCAAGCAGTTGAAACCATACGAAACCGCCTTGATGAGTTTGGTTTGGCTGAACCAACCGTTGCTAAGCAAGGCGAGGATCAGATTTTAGTTGAACTTGCTGGCATTAAGACAAGCGAGGATGAACAAAGAGCAAAAGAGCGAATCACCACAGCAGCTCATTTACAACTCATGGAAGTAGATGATGCAAGAATGCCTCAAGCTCATCTTTTGAGCGAAAATGAAGCGGCAAGTTATGGTGATATTGTCTTAGCTGATGCTAAAAATGAAAATATTAAATACGCCTTAAAAGCTATCCCTGTACTTGATGGCTCAACCTTAACTGATGCAAGGGTAGGCTTTTCTCAAGATTCAAATGCTCCTATTATCAATTTTACCTTAAATTCACAAGGAGCGAGAATCTTTGCTGATTATACTGAAAAAAGTGTTGGAAAACGTCTTGCTATAGTACTTGATAATAAAGTCTATTCAGCCCCTGTGATTAATGAACGTATAGGCGGAGGTAGCGGGCAAATTAGCGGAAATTTCACTCAAGAAGAGGCTAGAGATGTGGCTGTGGCTTTAAGAAGTGGGGCTTTGCTTGCTCCTGTTAAGGTTTTAGAACAAAGAAGTATAGGTCCATCTTTAGGAAGTGATAGCATACAAATGTCAATGATAGCTTTAATCGGTGCAAGTATTGCTATAGTGGTATTTATGATGGTGTATTATGGTATAGCTGGAGTTTTTGCAAATATTGCTTTGATTGCTAATATACTTGTGGTTGTGGCTGTGATGGCGATTTTTGGAGCGACTTTAACCCTGCCTGGTATGGCTGGACTGGTTTTAACTGTGGGTATGGCAGTTGATGCAAATGTGATTATCAATGAACGCATACGAGAGCTTTTGCGTGAGGGAGCAAGTATCAAAAAAAGTGTAGAAGATGGCTATAAACACGCTATGAGCGCGATCATGGACTCAAATATCACTTCTTTAGTTACTTCAATTGCTTTATACGCTTATGGCACTGGTCCGGTTAAAGGCTTTGCCGTAACTACTGGTATAGGTATTTTAGTCAGTATGATTACAGCTATCATTGGCACGCATGGTATGTTTGATTTGTTTATGAAGCAAATGGAAAAAAGCAATAATACAAGGCTTTGGTTTGGATATAGGAGAAAAAAATAATGCAGTTTTTTAGCGAAAAGAAAATTTATGATTTTATGCGTATGCGCTTTGGTGCTTATTTTTTATCTGGTTTTTTGGTGCTTGGCTCACTTTGGCTTTTATTTGATAGAGGCTTACAATATGGTATTGATTTTAGCGGGGGCACACTCATACAGCTTAAATACGAACAAAAAGCGCCCATTGCAGATATTAGGGCTAAACTTGAGGCTGGTGGAGATTTTCAAAACTTAAGTGTAACTGAATTTGGCTCTGATGATGAGGTAACTATACGTTTTTTAGGCTCACATGAAGATGTAAAAACTGATTTAAATACACAAATTACAAACCTTTTAAAAGATACAGGCTCTTTTGAGATCAGACGCGTTGATGTAGTGGGTCCAAAAGTGGGCGATGAGCTGAGAAATAAAGGCATTATGGCAGTAAGCGTGTCCTTGCTTACGATTTTGATTTATTTAGCTTTTCGTTTTGAATGGCGTTTTGCTATGGCAGCTATCATTACTGAAGTGCATGATCTTATCATCACTTTAGGAGCTATTTCTTTATTTAAGATAGATGTGAATTTAGATACCCTAGCCGCTGTTTTAACCGTGCTTGGATACTCTTTAAATGATACTATTATCATTTTTGATCGTATAAGAGAGGGTATAAAAACAAGCAAGAAAAGCGAGCTAGCTCCTATTATCAATGAAAGTGTTTCAGCCACGCTTTCAAGGACTGTGCTTACTTCAGGGCTTACCTTAGCTACGGTTGTGATCTTATACTTTTTTGGTGGTTCTATGATAGAAGGCTTTTCACTTGCACTCATCGTAGGGCTTGTGGTAGGGACTTTAAGCTCCATTTTTGTGGCAAGTCCGGCTTTACTTTGGTTTAAATTTAGTGTTAATGCGTATAGACAAAAAGAACTAGATAAACTTAAGAAAAAACAAGAAAAAGAAAAAATGCGTGCCATGTATGAAAAAGGCAGTGTTTAAGGAGAGAAAAAACAATGGCATATGAAGCAAGTGTGATAGAAAAAAAATGGCAGCAATTTTGGCAAGAAAGTGAGGCTTTTGAGCCAAAAGATGATTTAAGCCTAGCTAAAAAATATATCTTATCTATGTTTCCTTATCCAAGCGGACGCATACATATGGGGCATGTAAGAAATTATACCATAGGCGATGCGCTTGCAAGACACTATAGAAAAATGGGCTTTAATGTGCTTCACCCCATAGGCTTTGATAGCTTTGGTATGCCTGCTGAAAATGCTGCTATAAAACATAAAATTCACCCTAAAACTTGGACTTATGAAAATATAGCTTATATGCAAAAAGAGCTTTTTTCTTTGGGCTTTTCTTTTTCAAGAAAACGTATGCTAGCAACTTCTGATCCCCTTTATACCAAATTTGAGCAAGAATTTTTTATCAAAATGTTTGAAAAGGGGCTTATTTACACAAAAGATGCCCTTGTAAATTGGTGCGATCATGATAAAACTGTGCTTGCAAATGAACAGGTTGAGGATGGAAAATGCTGGCGTTGTGGACATGAGGTTATCCAAAAAAAAATGCCTGGATACTATGTAAAAATCACTGCTTATGCAGATGAGCTTTTAGCTGGACTTAAGGAGCTTGAGGGTAAGTGGAGTCCTCAGGTTTTAACTATGCAAGAAAATTGGATAGGCAAGAGTTATGGGCTTGAGTTTGCTTTTAAACTTGATGATGAAAGTGCTTTAAAGGCTGAAGCTTCTTCTTTTGAGGTTTTTACAACAAGGGCTGACACACTTTTTGGTGTTTCTTATGTGGCTTTGGCTCCAGAACATAATATAGTAAATGCTTTGCTTGAAAAAAACTTACTTGATGAACATACAACACAAAAGATTAAAGCCATACAAAATCAAAGCCCAAGAGAAAGGCAGATGAATGACAAAGAAGGCTATTTTTTAGGGCTTTACGCCCTTCATCCTTTAACAGGAGCAAAAATTCCAGTTTGGGTAGCAAATTTTGTTTTGGCTGATTATGGTAGTGGGGCAGTTATGGCTGTGCCAGCTCATGATGAAAGAGACTTTGAATTTGCTAAGAAATATGATTTGACTATAAAACAAGTCATTGATGATGAAAATTACGATCCAAGCAAGGCTTATACAGATAAAAAAGGCAAGCTTATTAATAGTGGCGAATTTGAAGGCTTAGAATGCAATGAAGCAAGAGTAAAGATAGCGAAGAAATTTGAGCAACTTGGCATAGGCAAAACAATTACTAATTTTAAAATTCGTGATTGGGGCGTTTCAAGGCAGAGGTATTGGGGTTGTCCTATACCTATGGTGCATTGTAAAAGCTGTGGTTTAGTCAGTGAAAGGCTTGAGAGCTTACCTATAACCCTGCCAGATGATGTAAGTATCACAGGAGAGGGCAATCCTTTAGAAAAGCACCCCACTTGGAAGCATTGTAAATGCCCAAAATGTGGACTTGAAGCTCAAAGAGAATGTGATACTTTAGATACTTTTTTTGAAAGCTCTTGGTATTATGCGCGTTTTGCAAGTGATGAAAAAACTTGGCAAGAAAAGGCACTTGATGAAAAAAGCACGGATTATTGGCTTGGAGTAGATCAATACATAGGCGGTATAGAGCATGCTATCTTGCATTTGCTGTATGCTCGTTTTTTCCAAAAGGCTTTAAGGGATTTGGGGTATTTAAGAGCTGATGAACCTTTTGTGCGTCTTTTAACGCAAGGAATGGTGCTTAAAGATGGAGCCAAAATGAGTAAGTCAAAAGGCAATGTCATCGATCCAGATGAGATTATTAGCAAATATGGAGCTGATACAGCAAGACTTTTTATACTTTTTGCAGCCCCACCAGCAAAAGAGCTTGAATGGAATGCTGATGCTGTTGATGGAGCATATCGCTTTTTAGCAAGGCTATATGAAAGAGCCTTAAAGCTTAAAGGCAAAAGCTTAAAAGCTATAGATCAAAACGCCTTAAACAAGGATGAAAAACTTGCAAGACTTAAAGTCTATGAGGCTTTGAAAAAATCAAATGAATTATACGAGAGTAATTTTGCTTTTAATACCCTAATCGCAGCTTGTATGGAAGCTTTAAATGCTTTAAGTGTAGCAAAGAATGAAAATTTAGAGCTTGAAGGCTTTTATATACTTTTAAATGTGCTTGAGCCTATCATTCCTCACCTAGCAAGTGAGCTTTCAAACGAGCTTTTTGGGTGTGAAAATTTTAAAAAACTTGAGCTTTTAAGTGAGGTTTTTGTTAAAGATAGCTTTAATATAGGCGTAAGTGTGAATGGCAAAAAGCGAGCTGAGCTTGAAATAGAAGCAAATTTAAGCAAAGATGAGATTATAAGTAAGGCTAAAGAAAACGTGGCAAAATGGCTTGAGGGTAAAGAGCTTATCAAAGAAATTTATATTGATAAGAAGCTTGTGAATTTGGTTATAAAATGATAAAAACTTTATTTGCTTTGGGTATAAGCTTTTTGTTTATCGCGTGTGGTTATGTGCCAACAAGTAAAGTCGCTCAAAAAGTCTTTAGTGATAAGGTGTATGTTAGCGTTGAAATTTCGCCACAAGACCCACAAAATAGTGTTTTTGTCGTTGATACCTTAAGAGAAGTGATTATCAATAAGCTTGGCAAAAGCCCAGCCCTTAAAGAAGAAGCTGATGAAAGTATCAATGTAAGAGTAGGAAATCTTGACTTCACTCCAATAATCTATGATGAAAATGGCTATGTTATCGCATATAAAGCAAAGCTTAATCTTGAATTTAATGTTGTATTTAAAGATGGTAAAGAAGAGCTTATCAAAACGCAGGGGAGTTATGATTTTGCTATCTCGCCAAATAGTGTTATCAGTGATACAGCAAGGCTTGATGCGATGCGTTTTGCTTCAAGCGAGGCGTTTGATGAGTTTGTCTCTATAGTTGCGATTAAAGGACAGCACAATGACTAATATCAACGAGCTTGCAAAGCAAACCTTGCTTTTGCTCGGGCAACGAGGCTTAAAACCTACGCCAGAAAATTATACTGAAGTTTTTGAAGAACTTGCTTCAAAACGTGGTGTGAGTGGAGGCACCAAAGAAAAGGTAGAAAAATTTAAAGCTTTGCTAATCCCAGCACATCAAAATGATATCCAGCTTAAAAATATTAAGAACATTGATGAATTGCTTTTTTTTCTCATCTCAAAGATTAATCGCCAAAACAAAGAAAAATCCCCTCAGCTTTTTGAGTTTTTAAATATCATCATGAAAAGCTTGCTTGCAAGTAAAGATAAAAAGGTTAAAGATATAGCTTCTATGACTTTGGCTCGAATTTCAAAAGCAATGGATCTTGAAAGTATTTATTTGCTTGAAAAAAAATGGCAGCAATGGCAGCAAGATTATGAAGATCACGAACTTGAAGAAGAGCTTAAAAAATATGGTATCAAAAATGATGATTTTACTCTTATCATTAAAAAACTTCTTTTTCAGCTTAAGGCTCGATCATATGATAGATTTGCCAAGCTCATTGCTTTGTGCTTGCGTCCTTCTTTGCTTCATAGTGATAAGATTGCTGAATTTGAACAAAAACTTAAAGAAAAGCCCTATATCCTTGCTCTTGATCAGGACAAAAGCGATACTTTTAAAAATGAACTTTTAGAAATGGTCAATAAAAGAATCAGCACGGATTTAATCTTCGTGCAACAAAACCTTAATTTTTTTGATCAAAATCTCCAAAAGCTTAACCAGCTCATTGATTTGCTTAATAATATCAATCAAAACAATGTTGCTTTTGTGAATTCTTTACAAAAAGAACAAGATGGCAGCGTGAAAGTTTCTTTTGATGATTTGAAAAACAAATTCCTTGCTTTAAACGAAAAAATCACACATATTCACGCCCAGCTTCACAAGGCAAGTGATACCAAACAAAGAGAAAATTGGACGCTTCAAAAGCACATACTCAAGCTTGATGAAGTGTTTTTACAATATAAGATAAATTATGCTTTGTGCGTGTTTAGTGTTTCAAATTATCGTTTTATCATGGAAAAATACGGCGTGAGTAATTTAAGTGAAATTTTAGAACGATTTAAGAAAATTTTACAAGAAAATTGCGACGGAAACGACGAGCTTTGGATGCTTGATGAAAAGTCGTATTTACTTATCGTGCGTGCAAAAACTTACGAGCAAATTATCCCTTTTATGCAAAAAAATATCAATGAGATTGAGAATTTTAAATTTATTTATAAACAAGATGTCATCATTCCAAGCATAGTGAGCTTTTTTATGGATAAGGCAAGCTATCCTCACTTAAGTCTTTTAGATGAACTTTTAAAGAAAGTTAATGAAATTTAAAGCCTTTTTAGAACAAAAAGTAGAATACTCAACGCGAATCGATCGTTTTCGTGCGTTTAGTTTATATCACAAATACAAAAAAGACTTAAAGCTTAAACCCATCATTCATATCATAGGCACAAATGGCAAAGGCAGCACAGGACGCTTTTTAGCCCAGCTTTTATATAAGCTTGGCTTTAAAGTAGGGCATTTTACAAGTCCGCATATTTTTGAATTTAATGAAAGATTTTGGCTTGATCAAAAAATACTTGATGATAAAACCTTGCAAAAGGCTCATGAGCGTTTGAGTGAAATTTTTCAAAGTGATTTAGAACGTTTGAGTTATTTTGAGTATGCGACTTTTTTGGCTGTGATTGTGTTTAAAAAATGTGATTTTGTTATCTTTGAAGCAGGCTTGGGAGGAGAGTTTGACAGCACTTCTTTGTTTGAAAAAAGATTAAGTATTTTTACAAAAATAGGTTTTGATCATACTCAAATTTTAGGCAATAAGCTTGAAATGATTGCTCGAACAAAGCTTAAAGTTATGGCAAAAAAGGCTGTGATTGCAAACGAGCAAGAAGAGCTTGTTTTGCAACTTAGTCAAAAAATAGCCCTTTTAAAAAAAGCAAAGCTGTTTTATGCAAATGAGCTTTTAGATACTAATTTACTTAAAGCAAGCAAAGCTTACGCACAAAAGCACAAACTCCCTTCTTTTTTAGAACACAATCTCAATCTCGCACTTGCTGCTTTAAGAGTATTGCAAAATAAAACTCAAGCTTTTCATGTCATCAAAAAGCTTCAAAAGCTTGATTTAAGAGGCAGGTGCGAGCAAATAAGTGAAAATATCTTTGTTGATGTGGGACACAACGAGCTTGCAGCACGAGCTTTGCTTGAGAAATTTAAAGGACAAAAGCTTTGTTTGATTTATAATTCTTTTTTAGATAAAGATATTTTTGCAATTTTAAGAATTACTAAGCCTATAATTGATAAAATTATGATTTACAAATACGAAAGTCAAAGAGAGCTTGCTACAAAACATATTAAAGAAGTAGCTTTAAAGCTTGATATAAAGTGCGAGGATTTCATAAAACTTGAAAAAGATCGAACTTATCTTGTCTTTGGCTCTTTTGTTTTGGTGCAGCATTTTTTAAAGGAGCATTTTGAGACCGCATAAGCGTATGCTGAATAAATTTACCATTACAATCACTGATGTGAATGGCTCAAAGCATTTTTATCTTTCTCAAGTGATTAAGAAAATCGCTTTTTATCTTATCGCTTTTGTTTTGCTTTTTTTAATCTTTAGTGCTTTTTATATCCATTATCTGGACTCTAAAGTCAGCGAACTTGACGCAAAAAGAGAAGAGTTGATACAAAATAGCAAAGATTTAGTCATAAATAACGAAAAAATGCAAGCAAGTCTTGCTGAAAAAGCTGAACAATATGCCGCTATAGAAGATAAAATCGCCATTTTTGAAGAACAGCTTGGGCTTGGTAATGAAAATAATCTGACTTTAAATGCAAGACTTGAAAAGCTCAATCTTACAAACGAACAGCAACTAGGTGTTTTGCTTCAAATTCCAAATGGTTATCCTATAGAAAATAAAGGGATTTCTGGTAATTATGGCTGGAGGGATCATCCTATCTTAAAAAGGCAGGAATTTCACACTGGTATTGACTTAAGAGCAACCGTTGGCACGCCAATTTATGCTCCAGCAAATGCAGTTGTTGAGTTTTCAGGCTATAATAGCAATGGTTATGGTTATATGGTAACTTTACAGCATAATTTTGGCTTTAAAACCATCTACGCTCATATGACGCGAAAAGATGTGGTAAAACCCGGACAATTTGTTTCAAAAGGAGATCTTATCGGCTATACAGGTAACACAGGAGCATCAACTGGTCCTCATTTGCATTATGAGGTAAGATTTATCAATAAAACTTTAGAACCTCTGTATTTTTTGAATTTAGATCGTAAAAATATGGATAAATTTTTTAATCAAGAAAGGAGAGTGCCATGGCAATCTTTAATAAAAGCAATATCAACAGCAGCGTCTCAGAAACAACAGTAATTTCAGCAGGAGCAAGGATAGAAGGGCAATTTTACTTTGATTCTATGCTTCATGTTGATGGCGAGATCAGCGGTGTAATCCACTCACAAAGTGTGGTTGTTATCGGTAAAACAGGGATTGTTAAAGGACAGCTTAATGCTGATAAGGTCGTTGTGAATGGAATTTTTGATGGTGAGCTTGATGCCAACAATCTTGAAATTCTTATGGGTGGTTTAGTCAATGGAAACATTGCTGTAAAGGGCTTTGCTATAGAAAATGGCGGTAAGTTTAATGGCAATAGCAAGATCAAAGACGAAACACTTACACTTATTGAAAATACTGCTTCAAAAACCGAAGAATAAGCTTTGATTCAGGCTAAATTTTACGAGTTCTTGCAAAGCAAGCCAAAATGCGAACTTTTGCTTTGCGAGGATGATAAAGAAGCTGATGAGCTAGCTCAAGTTGCTTTATTTTTGGGCTTTAAAAGCTTTGTTTTGCCAGATTTTAGAGCAAGGCAAGATGATGATTTACGCCCTTTTTCAAAAGAGCTTTTTGAGCTTTGTAAGGTGCTTAATGCCTATCATCAAGAACAAAGTTCTCAAAAAATACTCATTTCTCCTTTGCATACTATCTTGCATAAATTACCCGGTAAAAAGCATTTAGAAAATATCAGGCTTAAACTTGGCGAGCATATTGATGAAAAAGCTTTAAAAGATGAGCTTGTCAGACTTGGTTATGACTTTGTAGATATAGTGCAAGATAAGGGCGAGCTGTCTTGGCGTGG from Campylobacter sp. MIT 12-8780 includes:
- the leuS gene encoding leucine--tRNA ligase, with protein sequence MAYEASVIEKKWQQFWQESEAFEPKDDLSLAKKYILSMFPYPSGRIHMGHVRNYTIGDALARHYRKMGFNVLHPIGFDSFGMPAENAAIKHKIHPKTWTYENIAYMQKELFSLGFSFSRKRMLATSDPLYTKFEQEFFIKMFEKGLIYTKDALVNWCDHDKTVLANEQVEDGKCWRCGHEVIQKKMPGYYVKITAYADELLAGLKELEGKWSPQVLTMQENWIGKSYGLEFAFKLDDESALKAEASSFEVFTTRADTLFGVSYVALAPEHNIVNALLEKNLLDEHTTQKIKAIQNQSPRERQMNDKEGYFLGLYALHPLTGAKIPVWVANFVLADYGSGAVMAVPAHDERDFEFAKKYDLTIKQVIDDENYDPSKAYTDKKGKLINSGEFEGLECNEARVKIAKKFEQLGIGKTITNFKIRDWGVSRQRYWGCPIPMVHCKSCGLVSERLESLPITLPDDVSITGEGNPLEKHPTWKHCKCPKCGLEAQRECDTLDTFFESSWYYARFASDEKTWQEKALDEKSTDYWLGVDQYIGGIEHAILHLLYARFFQKALRDLGYLRADEPFVRLLTQGMVLKDGAKMSKSKGNVIDPDEIISKYGADTARLFILFAAPPAKELEWNADAVDGAYRFLARLYERALKLKGKSLKAIDQNALNKDEKLARLKVYEALKKSNELYESNFAFNTLIAACMEALNALSVAKNENLELEGFYILLNVLEPIIPHLASELSNELFGCENFKKLELLSEVFVKDSFNIGVSVNGKKRAELEIEANLSKDEIISKAKENVAKWLEGKELIKEIYIDKKLVNLVIK
- the lptE gene encoding LPS assembly lipoprotein LptE; translation: MIKTLFALGISFLFIACGYVPTSKVAQKVFSDKVYVSVEISPQDPQNSVFVVDTLREVIINKLGKSPALKEEADESINVRVGNLDFTPIIYDENGYVIAYKAKLNLEFNVVFKDGKEELIKTQGSYDFAISPNSVISDTARLDAMRFASSEAFDEFVSIVAIKGQHND
- a CDS encoding Mur ligase family protein, which codes for MKFKAFLEQKVEYSTRIDRFRAFSLYHKYKKDLKLKPIIHIIGTNGKGSTGRFLAQLLYKLGFKVGHFTSPHIFEFNERFWLDQKILDDKTLQKAHERLSEIFQSDLERLSYFEYATFLAVIVFKKCDFVIFEAGLGGEFDSTSLFEKRLSIFTKIGFDHTQILGNKLEMIARTKLKVMAKKAVIANEQEELVLQLSQKIALLKKAKLFYANELLDTNLLKASKAYAQKHKLPSFLEHNLNLALAALRVLQNKTQAFHVIKKLQKLDLRGRCEQISENIFVDVGHNELAARALLEKFKGQKLCLIYNSFLDKDIFAILRITKPIIDKIMIYKYESQRELATKHIKEVALKLDIKCEDFIKLEKDRTYLVFGSFVLVQHFLKEHFETA
- a CDS encoding M23 family metallopeptidase, whose translation is MLNKFTITITDVNGSKHFYLSQVIKKIAFYLIAFVLLFLIFSAFYIHYLDSKVSELDAKREELIQNSKDLVINNEKMQASLAEKAEQYAAIEDKIAIFEEQLGLGNENNLTLNARLEKLNLTNEQQLGVLLQIPNGYPIENKGISGNYGWRDHPILKRQEFHTGIDLRATVGTPIYAPANAVVEFSGYNSNGYGYMVTLQHNFGFKTIYAHMTRKDVVKPGQFVSKGDLIGYTGNTGASTGPHLHYEVRFINKTLEPLYFLNLDRKNMDKFFNQERRVPWQSLIKAISTAASQKQQ
- a CDS encoding bactofilin family protein; the encoded protein is MAIFNKSNINSSVSETTVISAGARIEGQFYFDSMLHVDGEISGVIHSQSVVVIGKTGIVKGQLNADKVVVNGIFDGELDANNLEILMGGLVNGNIAVKGFAIENGGKFNGNSKIKDETLTLIENTASKTEE